A window from uncultured Anaeromusa sp. encodes these proteins:
- the pdxT gene encoding pyridoxal 5'-phosphate synthase glutaminase subunit PdxT, which translates to MKIGVLALQGAFREHKQMLERCGAKVCEVRKAAELEGLDGLVLPGGESTTIGKLMVAFGLLEKIQERYAEGMAIYGTCAGMILLCRDIIGSDQPRLGLFDARVRRNAFGRQRESFEADLFVPELEAGEKPICAVFIRAPYLEQAGPAVQVLAEVNGKAVIARQGKMLVTSFHPELTTDDRIHQYFLQMTTE; encoded by the coding sequence ATGAAAATCGGGGTATTGGCGCTGCAGGGCGCTTTTCGAGAGCATAAGCAGATGCTGGAACGCTGTGGGGCAAAAGTCTGCGAAGTGCGTAAGGCAGCGGAGTTGGAAGGATTGGATGGTCTGGTTCTGCCGGGAGGGGAAAGTACGACCATTGGCAAGCTTATGGTGGCCTTCGGTTTACTGGAGAAAATTCAAGAACGGTATGCAGAAGGCATGGCCATTTACGGAACTTGTGCCGGTATGATTCTTCTTTGCCGGGATATTATCGGCAGCGATCAGCCGCGTCTGGGGCTTTTTGACGCTAGGGTGCGGCGCAATGCCTTTGGGCGGCAGCGGGAAAGCTTTGAAGCGGATTTGTTTGTACCGGAGCTGGAAGCTGGTGAGAAGCCCATTTGCGCCGTATTTATTCGCGCTCCTTATCTGGAACAGGCGGGGCCAGCCGTGCAAGTTTTGGCAGAGGTGAATGGCAAAGCAGTCATTGCTCGCCAAGGGAAGATGTTAGTAACTTCCTTTCATCCGGAACTGACTACTGATGACCGCATTCACCAGTATTTTTTGCAGATGACAACCGAATGA
- a CDS encoding GGDEF domain-containing protein, translating into MQLDLRTLVISLMLVAAVNSLVMLLAWRYTSSMRNITGFWSVSQLFFLLGTALLALRYAIPDFFSIVVCNVLLLGGQVALQEGLGYYIGQPGLYRGWALSIVAVQLGLASFFTYFLPSLEWRIVCYSVLSACLCILGVLMLRTNGEQEEAPKRFLRGVFFANMGIMAIRVVAAFIEPLSHEAQVQNSLWHTLPLAGLLCLYVALSLGMFWMIMHKMSLQVQQQAETDSLTSVPNRRAMDGYFAQLYSRRQGAIAVMMIDIDKFKDINDSFGHRAGDCYLVSLAQEIKQNLQPEAALFRYAGDEFLVVMQQADRQALTATAKIVQQKAENLLVPWGAGKIIQTTVSLGLAMSEKHASSWDELVQLADLAMYRVKSQGGNGVAWYEEEIKVKQSI; encoded by the coding sequence ATGCAATTGGACTTGAGAACGCTTGTAATTTCCCTAATGTTGGTGGCTGCCGTTAACAGCTTGGTTATGCTGCTGGCGTGGCGCTATACATCTTCGATGCGCAATATTACTGGCTTTTGGAGTGTAAGTCAGCTGTTTTTTCTATTGGGTACGGCGTTGTTGGCGTTGCGTTACGCGATACCTGATTTTTTCTCTATTGTTGTATGCAATGTGCTTTTGCTTGGCGGCCAAGTGGCGCTGCAGGAAGGGTTGGGGTATTATATAGGCCAGCCTGGTCTTTACCGCGGTTGGGCGTTAAGCATAGTGGCTGTACAGTTGGGCTTGGCGTCTTTTTTTACGTATTTTCTTCCTTCCTTAGAATGGCGTATCGTTTGCTACAGTGTGCTGTCTGCTTGCCTGTGTATTCTTGGCGTACTGATGCTTCGTACAAATGGAGAGCAAGAAGAAGCGCCTAAACGGTTTTTGCGCGGCGTGTTTTTCGCGAACATGGGAATTATGGCGATCCGCGTTGTGGCTGCTTTTATAGAACCCTTGTCGCATGAAGCGCAGGTACAGAACAGTTTATGGCATACGTTGCCTTTAGCGGGCCTGCTTTGTTTGTATGTCGCGTTGTCTCTGGGAATGTTTTGGATGATTATGCACAAGATGAGCCTGCAGGTCCAGCAGCAGGCGGAAACCGATTCGCTGACCAGCGTGCCGAACCGACGGGCGATGGACGGTTATTTTGCCCAACTGTATTCGCGGCGGCAAGGGGCGATCGCGGTGATGATGATCGATATCGACAAATTTAAGGATATTAACGATTCATTCGGACATCGAGCAGGCGATTGCTATTTAGTCTCTCTAGCCCAAGAAATCAAGCAAAACTTGCAGCCGGAAGCGGCGCTGTTCCGCTATGCCGGCGATGAATTTTTGGTGGTTATGCAACAAGCGGATCGGCAGGCTTTGACGGCTACCGCGAAGATCGTGCAGCAAAAAGCGGAGAATTTGCTCGTTCCCTGGGGGGCGGGTAAGATCATTCAGACAACCGTAAGTTTGGGTTTGGCCATGTCGGAGAAGCACGCCAGCAGCTGGGATGAGCTGGTGCAATTGGCCGATTTGGCGATGTATCGTGTAAAGAGCCAGGGAGGCAATGGCGTTGCTTGGTATGAGGAAGAGATAAAGGTTAAGCAAAGCATTTAA
- the pdxS gene encoding pyridoxal 5'-phosphate synthase lyase subunit PdxS: MQQGTFRVKAGLAEMLKGGVIMDVTTPEQAKIAEEAGACAVMALERVPADIRAAGGVARMADPTVVQRIMEVATIPVMAKARIGHFVEAQILEALGADYIDESEVLTPADDKFHINKHNFKAPFVCGAKNLGEALRRIGEGAAMIRTKGEPGTGNVVEAVKHMRMVSSEIRVLQNLPEEEVASFAKNMAAPLELVWEVRSLGRLPVVNFAAGGIATPADAALMMQLGCDGVFVGSGIFKSGDPVKRAKAIVAATTYYNDPKMLAEISRDLGEAMVGIEIDVIPAHERMQERGW; the protein is encoded by the coding sequence ATGCAACAAGGAACCTTTCGAGTGAAAGCCGGGTTGGCGGAGATGCTCAAAGGCGGCGTGATTATGGATGTTACAACGCCGGAGCAGGCGAAAATTGCGGAAGAGGCCGGTGCTTGCGCCGTTATGGCGCTGGAACGGGTGCCGGCGGATATCCGAGCCGCTGGCGGCGTAGCCCGCATGGCTGATCCTACGGTAGTGCAGCGGATTATGGAAGTGGCGACCATTCCGGTTATGGCTAAGGCGCGAATTGGGCATTTTGTGGAAGCGCAGATTTTAGAGGCTCTTGGAGCTGACTATATTGACGAGAGCGAAGTTCTTACGCCTGCAGATGATAAGTTCCACATTAATAAACATAATTTTAAGGCGCCATTTGTGTGCGGGGCTAAAAACTTGGGCGAAGCGCTGCGGCGCATTGGCGAGGGCGCGGCCATGATTCGAACCAAAGGCGAACCGGGAACAGGCAATGTGGTGGAAGCAGTCAAACATATGCGCATGGTTTCCAGTGAAATCAGAGTGCTGCAGAACTTGCCGGAAGAAGAAGTGGCCTCGTTTGCTAAAAACATGGCAGCTCCCTTGGAGCTAGTCTGGGAAGTGCGCAGCTTAGGCCGTCTGCCGGTAGTTAACTTTGCCGCTGGAGGCATTGCTACTCCGGCAGATGCAGCATTGATGATGCAGTTGGGCTGCGACGGCGTGTTTGTGGGCTCCGGCATTTTTAAATCCGGGGACCCTGTGAAACGGGCCAAGGCCATCGTAGCGGCGACTACGTATTATAACGATCCGAAGATGTTGGCGGAAATCTCTCGCGATTTGGGAGAGGCCATGGTCGGTATTGAGATTGACGTGATTCCTGCACATGAGCGCATGCAGGAACGCGGCTGGTAG
- a CDS encoding NAD(P)-binding domain-containing protein translates to MRIIIIGAGRLGRALGLLWKNQHEIIFFDRDEKVAHEAAAELGVTAVAAKEQLPEEAIVVLAVPGPVAAQALNTLAKLERPYAVLSVATALSRKQLDVATEEPLRSLGVKIVGQADHMAQGEHPVIVIDQGPEKLVSLAKELFSPVGKTCVGVADVVTEINRIATQAALEAAVHIESTLRHKLDVCDPAVIQSAISQVAAGTLKSYAEGDLGPFARDIVRQLKKHSEGTA, encoded by the coding sequence ATGAGAATTATCATTATCGGTGCAGGCCGGTTAGGGCGTGCGCTAGGCTTATTGTGGAAGAACCAGCATGAAATTATCTTTTTTGACCGAGATGAAAAGGTGGCGCACGAAGCGGCGGCGGAACTGGGCGTGACGGCGGTTGCAGCCAAAGAGCAGTTGCCGGAGGAGGCGATTGTTGTCTTGGCTGTGCCGGGACCGGTGGCGGCGCAGGCTTTAAATACGCTGGCCAAGCTGGAGCGTCCTTATGCCGTGCTTTCCGTGGCAACGGCATTAAGCCGCAAACAACTGGATGTAGCTACTGAAGAGCCGCTGCGATCGCTGGGCGTAAAAATTGTCGGACAGGCGGATCATATGGCGCAAGGGGAGCATCCAGTGATCGTGATCGATCAGGGACCCGAGAAGCTGGTTTCTCTGGCGAAGGAGCTTTTTTCGCCTGTGGGCAAAACCTGCGTGGGTGTGGCGGACGTAGTGACGGAAATCAACCGTATTGCTACGCAGGCGGCGCTGGAGGCGGCGGTGCATATTGAGAGCACGCTGCGTCATAAACTGGACGTTTGCGATCCCGCAGTCATTCAAAGCGCCATCAGCCAAGTGGCGGCAGGGACGCTAAAGTCCTATGCCGAAGGAGATTTGGGCCCCTTTGCGCGAGACATTGTACGGCAATTGAAAAAACATTCCGAAGGAACTGCGTAA